A single window of Actinomycetota bacterium DNA harbors:
- a CDS encoding YoaK family protein → MVTRVPQATYFTIGLLMLTASTGMIDAASYIALDRVFTGNMTGNVLFIGFSLIGVDGIPFLNNLFALAGFIVGAVIGARTNRRSERLGFELAGGLVLVASSAITMAISIYWHFTPGLAGAEQIILTTLLAGLMGAQVASVRPIGNSDITTVVVTSTITNLARESRLAGHGQPRHVWMRRSAAIAAIGIGGALGALLVIHVGGPSSLVLAAATSAVATALLILGSRIHGTSNLL, encoded by the coding sequence ATGGTGACTCGTGTCCCACAGGCGACCTACTTCACCATTGGTCTGCTGATGCTCACCGCGTCGACGGGCATGATCGACGCGGCTTCGTACATCGCCCTTGATCGTGTGTTCACCGGCAACATGACGGGCAATGTGTTGTTCATTGGCTTTAGTCTCATCGGAGTCGATGGCATTCCGTTCTTGAACAACCTGTTCGCGCTGGCTGGCTTCATCGTGGGCGCGGTGATCGGAGCGCGCACGAATCGTCGGTCGGAGCGACTTGGCTTTGAACTAGCTGGCGGCTTGGTACTTGTTGCGTCATCGGCCATCACAATGGCTATCTCGATCTACTGGCACTTCACCCCTGGTCTGGCCGGCGCCGAACAGATCATCTTGACCACATTGCTCGCTGGATTGATGGGTGCTCAGGTTGCCTCGGTTCGACCAATCGGCAACTCCGACATCACCACCGTTGTCGTGACCAGCACGATCACGAACCTGGCGCGCGAGAGCCGGCTGGCTGGTCACGGCCAGCCTCGCCACGTTTGGATGCGTCGCTCTGCTGCGATTGCCGCAATCGGCATCGGCGGCGCACTTGGCGCACTGCTCGTGATTCACGTGGGCGGTCCATCGTCACTGGTTCTTGCGGCAGC